CTCGCAACATTCAATGTCCTGAGTGAATCCTGGTTCCTATTTTGTTTTCAACGAGAATAAAAATAACATCTATTGAACAGAAATGCAATAGTTTTTTTTAGACGCGCCATCCAAACCTTACCATCGCACAACAATACTGTATGTATTCGGCTTGTATGGTGTGATGCCGGGAGCAGCCTTCACACGGCCCAACCTGCATGAGCCTGTTCCACAAAAACAAGAACCCGGAAGCGGCACAAGGCGAGCTTTCGGGTTCTCTATACATGTATATTAAGCTTCGAGTACGAACAATCGATGTGTAAGACGCTGCAGTCGCTCGTCAATATGCTCGCGAATGCCTGCTTCCGCAATATCATTGCGCAGGTCAAGCAGCTCATTAATTTGAGCACGCACCGATTGAATTTCGGCTTCAACTTCATTCTTCTGGAACAATTGCTGCAGCATGCCGATCGTATCACGGTATTCGTATACGATTTTTTCAGACGTTGCCGTATTTTCCGTTATTTTCACCACTGCGCCTTGCTTGTACGTGTAGACCATTGTGTAGGTTGGGTAATTTCGGTGTACGATCGCATCGCCCTTGAATTCTGAGACGGCTTTGCGCA
Above is a genomic segment from Paenibacillus sp. YYML68 containing:
- a CDS encoding non-ribosomal peptide synthetase module; translated protein: MANRLATEYVKTCLQLSEAEFSQFIRMFKDHGASMQVKVLENGNQEVVLQDDRDEEIVLSFERKMNLYVCQGTCRIHNRSLVNAMRKAVSEFKGDAIVHRNYPTYTMVYTYKQGAVVKITENTATSEKIVYEYRDTIGMLQQLFQKNEVEAEIQSVRAQINELLDLRNDIAEAGIREHIDERLQRLTHRLFVLEA